AATACTTCAAATCATTCCATCACATGCTGGTGAACCTGAGTGCTGCTGATTTAGCACTCCACTGATACTCACCAGCCTTAAGCAATGTGAGTCGAAAGACTTCAGTTTAGCCtgcagcaaataatttttcacacACGGGGATTGGAACGAaatgatctttagggtcccttctAACACAAACCACTCTATCTGTGAACTGTTTTTCCCACCAGCAGCCACAGTTCACCCTGCAGCAGAGAGCGCAcactgcaggagccagcagcacagccgTGCCATGGCACGGCGCAGCCGAACCAGCCGAACCCACGCTGACAGCGGTGCCGGCACAGGGAGTTACCCGGGCACACACCGGGGGCTCTCAGGTACCCGGGCACACCCTGCCCCCCACACTCACCGCTCCCGAGCCCTTGCTGGGCCGCACAGCAGCCAGGCCGGGCCCCGAGGCTGGCGTGAAACCTCAACACACAGCGGCCTGAGGCCCCTTGCTGCGCGAAAGGCGCACTTCGAGGATCACAACTAAAAAAGGGTGACGACCTCCGCCACATCTTCCATGTCATATATATCCCATATTTCCGTTCTAGCTACCCCCTTCCTTcagagcccagggcactgcCCTCGGCAgctttccccccttccctcctccgGCAGTGCCCGGGGTCAGCGGGCCTGCAGCGAGCCCTGCCCGCGCCCCGACAGCGGCACAAGCTCCGAGCCCGAGCGGGGATTTCAGCTCGCACGGAAAGCGCTCCCGTGGGGGCCGCGCCTCACGGGGGGCCCGGGCGCGCCCGGCCCAGCCGCGCAGACCAGAGCTGCCTCCCCTGCAGCCGCCGAACGAGCCGGGAGCCCTCACCTGGTCCACCTCATCCGCCATCTTTCAAACCGCCTCCCGCGCCCGCCCGCGAGACTTTATGGCCCggccccttcccctcccctcggCGTCCccagcgcggggccgggccggacCTGCCCGCGCCGGCAGCGCCATGGCCAGAAAGCGCAGAGCATCGTTCCGGCCCGCCGCCGCCAAAAAGAGGCGCTCCGGGGGGCTGCCAAAGGAcgagaaggaggagcaggaggaggaggagggtgagggTGAGTACGGCAGGGAGGCCGTGGCGGGCCGGAGCTGCGCCACCGCCGCGGCTCGGGCCGCTCCAGGCCGCGGGGTCGGGGGACAGCGGTACCAGCACGCCTCGGGAAGGACGGGCACGCCGGCCTGGAGGGCGGTGGTTATCGCCTTGTTATCAGCAGGATTCGGCGGTGGGATCAGTGCCGCAGATCCCGGGCGTTAAACCCGTGTGTGACGCGGGCTCCGCACGCTGCCAAAGGCTGAGCAGCCCGTGAAGGGTTGTTTCATCTCGGCCGTGCTCTCCTGAGCAGCGTCATGCGGTAATAACTTGTTACGAGTGGCAGGCACGATGCTTGGTTTTCCGCCGATTCTATCGGTAGGACTATAGGAATCTTTAGGTACTTCTTGTGAGTTACGTAAGTATTTCCCTGCAGCAAGTCTCACTGTTCAAATCCTGCCTGTTTGTAAATAAACAATGACATGCTCAGCATTGTGAGTGCTGACATTCTTCTGAAACTGCCTCTAATGAGACCATGGAGATATTGTTTCAGATTGCCATGGAGATGAAACTCTGTCCTCTAACATTaatcttcatttcttttggCATATGCAGAtgattttgaagagaaaaagccCAGTACAAAAAAGGCCTCAAAAGCTCCAGCtaggaaaaagggagaagatTATGATACTGAAGTTTCCAACTCAGCAAAAACTTCCAAACCTTCAAAACAAGAAGAGGCAAAAtcacaaataaaagaaagtaaaaagaatGCTAGAAATAAAGATAATTCTATCAAAGAGGAAACATGCAGGTAAATTTATTCTCATTCAAGTCTATAGGACctttatcttattttctttctgtggttttatggTCAAATACTCAATCTGTTGTTACTGATGCAGAGATCATGCTTGATTTATTTCCCTATTTTTAGTCTTTGATAAACAAGCACCTACGTTTCCTGATGCTACCACTGTTTTGATGATTTTAACAGTGACTCACTGAAGCATCCTCAGGAGATGAAATTAAAGACAGAATCTCCTGTTAAAAAAGAGATGGATGAAGACAATACTGacaatgatgatgatgatgatgatgaaagTGAAGATGAATGGGAGGATGTGGAAGGTAACagttgcatatttttttcatgttaagtGCTTTTTAAGAGCTTGTATATCACAATGATTATTCAACAGCAAGTGACCAGCATCCCACAGTTATTTGAAATAACTTAGCACACACAGTGTTATGGAAGATCCAGGAGCTGGTAGTTACTGGATGTGTTCTGTTGAAAGGTGGTTTGAACActtgagaaggaaaatgtaGGTTCTTATCCAATCATCAGTCCTCCCTGGGAATCTTCCATGTTTACTTATAatttagtgttttatttttacagaactTCAGGAACCTGCTACCGATAAGTTAGAAGAAGCTACTGTTCTTCCATCAGTGGGGCTGCCAAGCAATCCTGTCGAGATAGAGATTGAAACCCCAGAGCAGgtgaagaaaagagagaggaggTAAGAAcaaggaggtggtggagggCTGCTAAAGGCTGAAGTTAAAAATACCCTAAGTCTTGACTGTCACTGACTTGCTGTGTTCAGGGTGAAAATCCCAACTTGGTGCAGACTGTTGAGTAGGAATGATGCAGGGTTGTGGGATGAAGAACAGTTTACACACCGACAGTTCTACCAAAAATCTTCAGTGGAAGTTGGCAGGAATGGAGGAGGCTTTTCAGCTTCCTTGAAAATCAAGTGTGTAACTTCACTGTGTTTTACTGTCTCCATTTCCAGTGAAGGGACAGCAGGAGGTCTCTGCAAGGAGAGCTGTGAGTGAATGACATTGTGTTACTGCAAAACCTTAACAGCCTGTTCACATAGCCAGTCACTAAACCTTTCTTTAAATGTGCACAGAAGATTCTCTGGGATGGATTCTCTTTGTGAACTGACCCAGTTCAGGTTCAGGAATCGAGAAAGGCAGGTCCACAGAAATCCCACAACATCCCTTTTGTAatcttctgcagagaaaaaagaaaagccgAGTTTGAGATGTACCTTCGGAGAATGATGAAACGTTTCAGCAAGGAGGTTCGTGAGGACACACATAAGGTATTTGTCACAGAGAGCCATGGCAGAGAAGAAATTAAGCATAAAGGTGTCTGAACTGATTTgtaatcaaaagaaaataattttttaaaaatagttagaAAGGCTAGAAGTGACAAAGAGGCTGTAGTCCTGACAGATGCTCGTTAAGGTTCCTCCTAAACTGTGAATTGGAAACACCAGTGCCTGTGTTAGTAAAATTCTAACTCAAAGCCTATGTGAGTAGGATGTATATTTCTCCATAGGGGGATATTGTCTCATTCTGTTGGGATTAAACTGCCAGTCATGTAGAGCAGGAGACACTTGCAAAGACTTCAGTGCTTTGCTGTCTTCTGAAGACAGCACTGTGAGTCTAGGGAGGCTTCATTGCCACCTCTATCTGTTAAAGGGAGCAGTGAAGTATTCCTTGTCTTTACTATGGGCAGTAGTTCCAATAAGGAAAATCTCTTGTGAACTTGCTTTCAAACTCTTCTCTCTCAGGTTCACTTGCTGTGTTTATTAGCAAATGGTTTCTACAGGAACAGGATCTGCAGCCAGCCAGATCTCCTCGCCATTGGTCTGTCCATCGTCCCCACCCGCTTCACCCAAGTGCCCGCAGGCCAAGTGGGCCTTGTCTACCTTTCCAACCTGGTGAAATGGTAAAACTGTCTTCTGATGGTGCTGTCACATAGAATGTAGAGCAAGGGTTCAGGGAGAGGGGTAACTGTAACTAGcaattttctgtgcatttttaaaattttatatacaAGGGTAAGAGGGGCTATCCTTTTTAGAGGAGAGGGTGAACTCAGAAGTTTAAGAATACAGTCACAAACACTGGATAATAATCAGGTGTCTTGTATTTCAGGTTTGTTGGAACCTTCACTGTCAATGATGAGCTTTCCACTGAAAAAGGAGAGCCCCTTCAGTCAACACTGGAGAGGAGGTTTGCCATCTATGCTGCACAGGATGATGAGGAGCTTGTTCATGTAAGAGACTGGGAAGTGAAGGGTTGGTTGGGGAGTTTGGATGCTGTGTGTCAGGTCATACAAAAGTGGTGGAAGGGGTGAATTTGAAGAAGGCAGATCCATGACTTAAGTGATTCtgtagctttttatttttttgtatttttatctcAAGACCTCCTGTGATTAAATTACTCaatttaaactgtttttcagatatttttaattattctaaGAGCTTTACAGCTGCTGTGTCGCCTCGTGCTGTCTTTTCAGCCTATTCCTCTCAAGGAGACAAGACCAAAGgtaggttttgttgtttgtgtaGAATAAGCAATAGGTCACTGATTTAgtaggattaaaaaaattttcTGGCTATTACAGCTTGCAGTGAATTGCTTACTGCATGAATCAGGGTTCTGTCTACATTGCAGAAAATGCACAcccttaatttttaattttcttctttaaaaaagccactaatttctgtgtttcagcaaAGATTTCTTAATGTTTCCATGGgtttacatttctttaaaatttagatGGCAACTCTTGCTGCATGAGTACACCTCTCTTCAGCCAGTTGCCTGAAGTTTTCAGGTGAATTGACTGTGCCTGCCAACCTTTGGTCTGCATGAACCTTGGGCtgatttcagtctttttttacCACGTTCTTAGCTGTGGTGATAAAAGTGACCTGGGCTGTTTCCCTGCAGGGAAAGAGCTCATCCAAGAGGCTGcctcacagcagcacctctgagGGACAGGAGAGGTCTGCCACAACACCCAAAGCTGTGACAAAAACATGCCCCTGCAAAAAAGCCAAGCAGGATGAGAAATCCTCagagagcaaagaaaacaacaagGAGCCAAAGAAACCTGAAACTGACCAGACTGAAAGGACACACAAGTCAAAGCTGACTAAAGGTAGCCAGGAACAGAAGGCATCAAATAATGAGACCAGTTCAGCAGAAAAAGATACGCTAGTCAGGCCCAAGAATGACCGCCGGAGACGAGTGGCCTCCAAAGTGTGTTACAAGGAAGAGAGTGGAAGTGATGAGGGCAGTGCTTCGGACTTTGAGGTTTCAGAGGAGGAGAGTGATCTCTCTGATGAGGATTTTGAAACTGTCCCTAAGAGGCGGAGAAGCTCACAGGCCTCCCAGAATTCAAAGCTGACAACTATAAAAAGGTCAAAAACTGAGACTTCAGAAGCAAGGCAAGCAAAAAACTTGCATGGAACTGAGACTAAGCCAGCAAAAAGTACAACTCCAGCCTTGCCTCAaacacagaggaagagaaacaaaatcatTTCTAGTGATGAGGATGATGGACAGCAGGAGGTAAGGAAAGCAGTGGGCACAGACCAGTGGCTGGAGGTTTTCCTTGAGCCTGAGGACAAGTGGGTTTGTGTAGACTGTGTTCATGGCAATGtgggccagccccagctgtgctttGCACATGCCACAAAGCCGCTTTTCTACGTTGTGGGGTTTGACAACGATGGGAGTGTCAGGGATGTGACACAAAGATATGATCCAGTGTGGATGACCTCAACAAGGAAGAGCCGTGTGGACCCGGAGTGGTGGGAAGAGACACTGCAGCCGTATGAAAGTCCCTATGTGGAGAGAgacaagaaggaagaaaacGAGGTAAATCAAAGTAGGTTGTTTAGGACACATAGTG
This region of Vidua chalybeata isolate OUT-0048 chromosome 12, bVidCha1 merged haplotype, whole genome shotgun sequence genomic DNA includes:
- the XPC gene encoding DNA repair protein complementing XP-C cells isoform X4, which translates into the protein MYLRRMMKRFSKEVREDTHKVHLLCLLANGFYRNRICSQPDLLAIGLSIVPTRFTQVPAGQVGLVYLSNLVKWFVGTFTVNDELSTEKGEPLQSTLERRFAIYAAQDDEELVHIFLIILRALQLLCRLVLSFQPIPLKETRPKGKSSSKRLPHSSTSEGQERSATTPKAVTKTCPCKKAKQDEKSSESKENNKEPKKPETDQTERTHKSKLTKGSQEQKASNNETSSAEKDTLVRPKNDRRRRVASKVCYKEESGSDEGSASDFEVSEEESDLSDEDFETVPKRRRSSQASQNSKLTTIKRSKTETSEARQAKNLHGTETKPAKSTTPALPQTQRKRNKIISSDEDDGQQEVRKAVGTDQWLEVFLEPEDKWVCVDCVHGNVGQPQLCFAHATKPLFYVVGFDNDGSVRDVTQRYDPVWMTSTRKSRVDPEWWEETLQPYESPYVERDKKEENEFQVKLQDQPLPTAIGEYKNHPLYALKRHLLKYQAIYPESAAILGYCRGEAVYSRDCIHTLHSRDTWLKQARVVRVGEVPYKMVRGFSNRARKARLAEPANQDREDLALFGRWQTEEYQPPIAVDGKVPRNEYGNVYLFLPSMLPVGCVQLKLPNLNRVARKLNIDCAQAITGFDFHGGYSHPVTDGYVVCEEYKEVLVAAWENEQAEIEKKEKEKREKRALGNWKLLTKGLLIRERLKQRYSMKTEPPAPETEKGGGFSSDEEGAPSSKSTVGNTAIYWPQNRQLEKQEEIAAKTSKREKRGEAAQLFPFEKL
- the XPC gene encoding DNA repair protein complementing XP-C cells isoform X3 — protein: MKLKTESPVKKEMDEDNTDNDDDDDDESEDEWEDVEELQEPATDKLEEATVLPSVGLPSNPVEIEIETPEQVKKRERREKRKAEFEMYLRRMMKRFSKEVREDTHKVHLLCLLANGFYRNRICSQPDLLAIGLSIVPTRFTQVPAGQVGLVYLSNLVKWFVGTFTVNDELSTEKGEPLQSTLERRFAIYAAQDDEELVHIFLIILRALQLLCRLVLSFQPIPLKETRPKGKSSSKRLPHSSTSEGQERSATTPKAVTKTCPCKKAKQDEKSSESKENNKEPKKPETDQTERTHKSKLTKGSQEQKASNNETSSAEKDTLVRPKNDRRRRVASKVCYKEESGSDEGSASDFEVSEEESDLSDEDFETVPKRRRSSQASQNSKLTTIKRSKTETSEARQAKNLHGTETKPAKSTTPALPQTQRKRNKIISSDEDDGQQEVRKAVGTDQWLEVFLEPEDKWVCVDCVHGNVGQPQLCFAHATKPLFYVVGFDNDGSVRDVTQRYDPVWMTSTRKSRVDPEWWEETLQPYESPYVERDKKEENEFQVKLQDQPLPTAIGEYKNHPLYALKRHLLKYQAIYPESAAILGYCRGEAVYSRDCIHTLHSRDTWLKQARVVRVGEVPYKMVRGFSNRARKARLAEPANQDREDLALFGRWQTEEYQPPIAVDGKVPRNEYGNVYLFLPSMLPVGCVQLKLPNLNRVARKLNIDCAQAITGFDFHGGYSHPVTDGYVVCEEYKEVLVAAWENEQAEIEKKEKEKREKRALGNWKLLTKGLLIRERLKQRYSMKTEPPAPETEKGGGFSSDEEGAPSSKSTVGNTAIYWPQNRQLEKQEEIAAKTSKREKRGEAAQLFPFEKL
- the XPC gene encoding DNA repair protein complementing XP-C cells isoform X2, coding for MARKRRASFRPAAAKKRRSGGLPKDEKEEQEEEEGEDDFEEKKPSTKKASKAPARKKGEDYDTEVSNSAKTSKPSKQEEAKSQIKESKKNARNKDNSIKEETCSDSLKHPQEMKLKTESPVKKEMDEDNTDNDDDDDDESEDEWEDVEELQEPATDKLEEATVLPSVGLPSNPVEIEIETPEQVKKRERREKRKAEFEMYLRRMMKRFSKEVREDTHKVHLLCLLANGFYRNRICSQPDLLAIGLSIVPTRFTQVPAGQVGLVYLSNLVKWFVGTFTVNDELSTEKGEPLQSTLERRFAIYAAQDDEELVHIFLIILRALQLLCRLVLSFQPIPLKETRPKGKSSSKRLPHSSTSEGQERSATTPKAVTKTCPCKKAKQDEKSSESKENNKEPKKPETDQTERTHKSKLTKGSQEQKASNNETSSAEKDTLVRPKNDRRRRVASKVCYKEESGSDEGSASDFEVSEEESDLSDEDFETVPKRRRSSQASQNSKLTTIKRSKTETSEARQAKNLHGTETKPAKSTTPALPQTQRKRNKIISSDEDDGQQEFQVKLQDQPLPTAIGEYKNHPLYALKRHLLKYQAIYPESAAILGYCRGEAVYSRDCIHTLHSRDTWLKQARVVRVGEVPYKMVRGFSNRARKARLAEPANQDREDLALFGRWQTEEYQPPIAVDGKVPRNEYGNVYLFLPSMLPVGCVQLKLPNLNRVARKLNIDCAQAITGFDFHGGYSHPVTDGYVVCEEYKEVLVAAWENEQAEIEKKEKEKREKRALGNWKLLTKGLLIRERLKQRYSMKTEPPAPETEKGGGFSSDEEGAPSSKSTVGNTAIYWPQNRQLEKQEEIAAKTSKREKRGEAAQLFPFEKL
- the XPC gene encoding DNA repair protein complementing XP-C cells isoform X1; this encodes MARPLPLPSASPARGRAGPARAGSAMARKRRASFRPAAAKKRRSGGLPKDEKEEQEEEEGEDDFEEKKPSTKKASKAPARKKGEDYDTEVSNSAKTSKPSKQEEAKSQIKESKKNARNKDNSIKEETCSDSLKHPQEMKLKTESPVKKEMDEDNTDNDDDDDDESEDEWEDVEELQEPATDKLEEATVLPSVGLPSNPVEIEIETPEQVKKRERREKRKAEFEMYLRRMMKRFSKEVREDTHKVHLLCLLANGFYRNRICSQPDLLAIGLSIVPTRFTQVPAGQVGLVYLSNLVKWFVGTFTVNDELSTEKGEPLQSTLERRFAIYAAQDDEELVHIFLIILRALQLLCRLVLSFQPIPLKETRPKGKSSSKRLPHSSTSEGQERSATTPKAVTKTCPCKKAKQDEKSSESKENNKEPKKPETDQTERTHKSKLTKGSQEQKASNNETSSAEKDTLVRPKNDRRRRVASKVCYKEESGSDEGSASDFEVSEEESDLSDEDFETVPKRRRSSQASQNSKLTTIKRSKTETSEARQAKNLHGTETKPAKSTTPALPQTQRKRNKIISSDEDDGQQEVRKAVGTDQWLEVFLEPEDKWVCVDCVHGNVGQPQLCFAHATKPLFYVVGFDNDGSVRDVTQRYDPVWMTSTRKSRVDPEWWEETLQPYESPYVERDKKEENEFQVKLQDQPLPTAIGEYKNHPLYALKRHLLKYQAIYPESAAILGYCRGEAVYSRDCIHTLHSRDTWLKQARVVRVGEVPYKMVRGFSNRARKARLAEPANQDREDLALFGRWQTEEYQPPIAVDGKVPRNEYGNVYLFLPSMLPVGCVQLKLPNLNRVARKLNIDCAQAITGFDFHGGYSHPVTDGYVVCEEYKEVLVAAWENEQAEIEKKEKEKREKRALGNWKLLTKGLLIRERLKQRYSMKTEPPAPETEKGGGFSSDEEGAPSSKSTVGNTAIYWPQNRQLEKQEEIAAKTSKREKRGEAAQLFPFEKL